From Nerophis lumbriciformis linkage group LG11, RoL_Nlum_v2.1, whole genome shotgun sequence, one genomic window encodes:
- the tefa gene encoding TEF transcription factor, PAR bZIP family member a isoform X4 — protein sequence MTAEIPEIFRAFFETPFTLPSFDLDGKMSGEAVVVTLETGIGAPTSFPVVLKKIMAMPPPNILDGDEDTDKEKLGLDDSADLGGGVSEMGPSAALTPAIWDKTIPYGDEDFHLEYMDLEEFLMENGISASQGEDSLQGSISIEKKKAVKTEEVTPADVGLLPIEELGKCDEEVVIITNCETDITCDVTSEVKTEAECTSPEPVNPDEIEVEINYEPDPTDLVLSSVPGGELFNPRKHKFSEEELKPQPMIKKAKKVYVPDEQKDEKYWHRRNKNNVAAKRSRDARRLKENQITVRAAFLERENSVLRTEVADLRKECSSYKDIVGHYEAKFGKL from the exons ATGACTGCAGAGATCCCAGAGATATTCAGGGCTTTTTTTGAGACTCCCTTTACTCTACCGAGCTTCGACCTAGATG GGAAAATGTCCGGAGAAGCTGTCGTCGTCACACTGGAAACGGGCATCGGGGCCCCCACGTCGTTCCCCGTTGTTCTGAAGAAAATAATGGCAATGCCTCCGCCGAATATACTGGACGGTGATGAAG ACACTGACAAGGAGAAGCTGGGTCTGGATGACAGTGCCGACCTGGGCGGAGGAGTCAGCGAGATGGGGCCGTCAGCCGCCCTCACCCCCGCTATCTGGGACAAGACCATCCCCTATGGCGACGAGGACTTCCACCTGGAGTACATGGACCTCGAGGAGTTCCTCATGGAGAACGGCATCTCCGCCTCACAGGGAGAAGACTCCCTCCAGGGGAGCATTTCGATAGAAAAGAAGAAGGCCGTCAAGACCGAGGAGGTTACACCGGCCGACGTGGGCCTGCTGCCCATTGAGGAGCTGGGCAAGTGTGATGAGGAGGTGGTGATCATCACTAACTGCGAGACAGACATCACGTGTGATGTTACGTCAG AAGTAAAAACAGAAGCAGAGTGCACGTCACCAGAGCCTGTCAATCCTGACGAAATCGAAGTCGAAATCAACTACGAGCCAGACCCCACAGACCTGGTCTTGTCTAGTGTACCGGGGGGCGAACTCTTCAACCCCCGCAAACACAAGTTCAGCGAAGAAGAGCTCAAGCCTCAGCCCATGATTAAGAAAGCTAAAAAGGTGTACGTTCCTGACGAACAGAAG GACGAAAAGTACTGGCACAGACGAAACAAGAACAACGTGGCAGCCAAGCGCTCACGCGACGCCCGCAGACTAAAAGAGAACCAGATCACGGTGCGAGCGGCGTTCCTGGAGCGGGAGAACTCAGTTTTGAGGACTGAGGTGGCGGACCTGCGCAAGGAGTGCAGCTCTTACAAGGACATCGTGGGTCACTACGAAGCCAAATTTGGAAAACTGTAA
- the zc3h7bb gene encoding zinc finger CCCH domain-containing protein 7B isoform X1, with protein MDSDRLKRREEIQKAMSFIQSSLPFPEPGNYEAFLTQLVCNLLDEGNACFRDGDSRQSTQQYSEGISVARYAQAEALIIPHELLESLYVNRAAAFYKLREFERGLQDCESALIVSEGSRRALYRKALCLRDLGRLREAYECGTKCLLTAPNESQVSDLAQELANKLGLKGRKAYVSHQTESTATEGESLGETSPPTGELSSNGLESLGDMEPADMSSAQCIPAPLATPIPVSDDPTTSVVTPCTDLSESPSSQSLPPMPYSVPVSEHIDECNSVIKDELDSLLECTPKKVSESPVQGAIPTNLPNTAVGLRPPYSPNLPAPSSQLAPTFFGTSISDMPPLEAYSPLAQRDQGSTQAQDALGGSFSTGAMDGDGKTGVIAGGIDSLSEYTLPGGRVCHSFIPGLRNHSSAQANGPGTNLSMLSRNPLAGTHEFRQACHACYSRIGPRVMDYKYQPEAAHRCKRDVLLCRLKNTDDPTWKRIRPRPARNNFLGAFVLCKEVQERQECQYGENCTFAYCQEEIDVWTQERKGALSRELLFDPLGSTERRALSVTRLLQLHMGMFMFLCEECFDSKPRIISKRSKENLSVCSNLTARHPFDDNKCLVHVVRSANVRYSKVRPLHPLCQFDVCRHEVRYGCQREDSCSFAHSVIELKCWVLQQDTGITHEEMVQESKRHWQRLEQNAQKQQRPIHIPHPSSSLSIGGMGGGNVGDCMGGGIHSMGGLGALGGGPPRGRPLNLKMKFVCGQCWREGQVNEPDKNLKYCTAKARHSWTKERRVLLVKSFEKKKWVVVRPLPFSRTYPQQYDMCVHVMKQKKCHYIGNCSFAHSLEERDVWTYMKNNSLRDMQQMYELWLQLTNQNRRTDSSTVTPPPEDKQVTITADYSESMGGRRLSDGDDL; from the exons AGGGCAATGCTTGCTTTCGGGACGGGGACTCTCGTCAGTCAACACAGCAGTACAGCGAAGGGATCAGTGTTGCCCGCTACGCCCAGGCTGAGGCACTCATCATCCCTCATGAGCTGCTGGAGAGTCTCTATGTCAACAGGGCTGCTGCCTTCTACAAATTG aGGGAGTTTGAACGTGGGCTTCAGGACTGTGAAAGTGCACTTATTGTGTCTGAAGGCAGTCGCAGGGCTTTGTATCGCAAAGCACTCTGCCTGCGAGACTTAGGACGACTCCGTGAGGCCTACGAATGTGGTACCAAATGTCTTCTCACTGCACCAAAT GAGAGCCAGGTGAGCGATCTGGCCCAGGAACTTGCTAATAAACTTGGACTGAAGGGCCGTAAAGCTTACGTCAGCCACCAGACTGAGTCCACTGCCACAGAAGGAGAGAGTCTTGGCGAGACATCCCCACCTACTGGAGAG TTGTCCTCCAATGGGCTGGAGTCTTTAGGTGACATGGAACCAG CAGACATGTCAAGTGCACAATGCATTCCTGCACCTTTGGCCACGCCCATCCCGGTCAGCGACGATCCCACAACCTCAGTCGTGACCCCGTGCACTGACCTCTCAGAGAGCCCTAGCAGCCAGTCTCTGCCGCCCATGCCGTACTCTGTCCCCGTTTCAGAACACATCGACGAATGCAACAGCGTTATCAAGGATGAGCTTGACAGTCTCCTAGAATGCACCCCCAAAAAAGTCAGCGAG AGTCCAGTCCAAGGCGCTATCCCCACTAACCTTCCAAACACTGCCGTGGGCCTGCGCCCTCCTTACTCCCCCAACCTTCCAGCCCCGTCATCCCAGCTTGCCCCTACCTTCTTCGGCACCTCCATCAGTGACATGCCACCCCTGGAAGCTTACTCGCCGCTGGCCCAGCGAGACCAGGGTTCCACCCAGGCGCAGGACGCTCTGGGAGGGAGCTTCTCAACTGGAGCGATGGACGGAGACGGGAAGACCGGGGTCATCGCTGGTGGGATCGACTCTTTATCGGAGTACACTCTCCCTG GGGGACGAGTGTGTCACAGCTTCATCCCTGGGCTGCGCAACCACAGCTCTGCACAAGCA AATGGTCCAGGAACAAACCTCTCCATGTTGTCAAGGAATCCTCTGGCTGGCACACATGAGTTCCGTCAGGCCTGCCATGCCTGTTATAGCCGAATAG GTCCACGTGTGATGGACTACAAATATCAACCAGAGGCAGCACATCGATGCAAGAGGGATGTCCTGCTGTGTCGCCTGAAAAACACAGACGACCCCACCTGGAAGAGGATTCGGCCCAGGCCTGCACGGAACAACTTCTTAGGGGCCTTTGTTCTCTGTAAAG AGGTGCAGGAGCGCCAGGAGTGTCAGTACGGCGAGAACTGCACCTTTGCATACTGCCAGGAGGAAATCGATGTTTGGACACAAGAGAGGAAGGGCGCGCTGAGCCGAGAGCTGCTTTTTGACCCCCTGGGTAGCACGGAGAGACGTGCACTTAGCGTTACCAGACTGCTGCAGCTCCACATGGGCATGTTTATGTTCCTCTGTGAG GAGTGTTTTGATAGTAAGCCCCGAATCATCAGCAAGCGCAGCAAAGAAAACTTGTCAGTCTGTTCAAATCTCACAGCTCGACACCCGTTTGACGATAACAA GTGCCTAGTGCATGTGGTGAGGTCGGCCAATGTGCGCTACAGCAAGGTGCGTCCCCTCCACCCGCTTTGCCAGTTTGATGTGTGCCGCCACGAGGTTCGCTACGGCTGCCAGCGTGAGGACAGCTGCTCCTTTGCACACTCTGTCATAGAGCtcaaatgctgggtgctgcagcaGGACACAG GTATAACCCATGAAGAGATGGTTCAGGAGTCCAAAAGACACTGGCAAAGGCTGGAACAGAATGCACAGAAGCAACAGAGG CCCATCCATATTCCACACCCAAGCAGCAGCCTATCGATCGGAGGAATGGGAGGCGGCAATGTAGGAGACTGCATGGGCGGTGGCATCCACTCCATGGGAGGCCTGGGCGCGTTGGGAGGCGGCCCGCCCCGGGGTCGTCCGCTCAACCTGAAAATGAAGTTTGTGTGCGGCCAATGCTGGAGGGAGGGTCAGGTGAACGAGCCTGACAAGAATCTTAAATACTGCACTGCCAAAGCAAGACACAG CTGGACGAAGGAGCGTCGGGTCTTGCTGGTGAAATCCTTTGAGAAGAAGAAATGGGTTGTTGTTCGTCCTCTCCCATTCTCACGCACCTATCCACAGCAATATGAC atgtgtgtgcatgtgatgAAGCAGAAAAAGTGCCACTATATTGGCAACTGCTCGTTTGCCCACAGCCTGGAGGAGAGGGACGTCTGGACGTACATGAAGAACAACAGTT TGAGAGACATGCAACAAATGTATGAGCTGTGGCTGCAGCTAACCAATCAGAATAGACGCACAGACAGTTCGACAGTGACCCCGCCCCCCGAGGACAAGCAGGTCACCATAACAGCAGATTACAGCGAGAGCATG GGAGGCCGGCGGTTGTCCGATGGAGACGACCTCTGA
- the tefa gene encoding TEF transcription factor, PAR bZIP family member a isoform X1 — MSGEAVVVTLETGIGAPTSFPVVLKKIMAMPPPNILDGDEDTDKEKLGLDDSADLGGGVSEMGPSAALTPAIWDKTIPYGDEDFHLEYMDLEEFLMENGISASQGEDSLQGSISIEKKKAVKTEEVTPADVGLLPIEELGKCDEEVVIITNCETDITCDVTSEVKTEAECTSPEPVNPDEIEVEINYEPDPTDLVLSSVPGGELFNPRKHKFSEEELKPQPMIKKAKKVYVPDEQKDEKYWHRRNKNNVAAKRSRDARRLKENQITVRAAFLERENSVLRTEVADLRKECSSYKDIVGHYEAKFGKL; from the exons ATGTCCGGAGAAGCTGTCGTCGTCACACTGGAAACGGGCATCGGGGCCCCCACGTCGTTCCCCGTTGTTCTGAAGAAAATAATGGCAATGCCTCCGCCGAATATACTGGACGGTGATGAAG ACACTGACAAGGAGAAGCTGGGTCTGGATGACAGTGCCGACCTGGGCGGAGGAGTCAGCGAGATGGGGCCGTCAGCCGCCCTCACCCCCGCTATCTGGGACAAGACCATCCCCTATGGCGACGAGGACTTCCACCTGGAGTACATGGACCTCGAGGAGTTCCTCATGGAGAACGGCATCTCCGCCTCACAGGGAGAAGACTCCCTCCAGGGGAGCATTTCGATAGAAAAGAAGAAGGCCGTCAAGACCGAGGAGGTTACACCGGCCGACGTGGGCCTGCTGCCCATTGAGGAGCTGGGCAAGTGTGATGAGGAGGTGGTGATCATCACTAACTGCGAGACAGACATCACGTGTGATGTTACGTCAG AAGTAAAAACAGAAGCAGAGTGCACGTCACCAGAGCCTGTCAATCCTGACGAAATCGAAGTCGAAATCAACTACGAGCCAGACCCCACAGACCTGGTCTTGTCTAGTGTACCGGGGGGCGAACTCTTCAACCCCCGCAAACACAAGTTCAGCGAAGAAGAGCTCAAGCCTCAGCCCATGATTAAGAAAGCTAAAAAGGTGTACGTTCCTGACGAACAGAAG GACGAAAAGTACTGGCACAGACGAAACAAGAACAACGTGGCAGCCAAGCGCTCACGCGACGCCCGCAGACTAAAAGAGAACCAGATCACGGTGCGAGCGGCGTTCCTGGAGCGGGAGAACTCAGTTTTGAGGACTGAGGTGGCGGACCTGCGCAAGGAGTGCAGCTCTTACAAGGACATCGTGGGTCACTACGAAGCCAAATTTGGAAAACTGTAA
- the tefa gene encoding TEF transcription factor, PAR bZIP family member a isoform X3, with protein MTAEIPEIFRAFFETPFTLPSFDLDDTDKEKLGLDDSADLGGGVSEMGPSAALTPAIWDKTIPYGDEDFHLEYMDLEEFLMENGISASQGEDSLQGSISIEKKKAVKTEEVTPADVGLLPIEELGKCDEEVVIITNCETDITCDVTSEVKTEAECTSPEPVNPDEIEVEINYEPDPTDLVLSSVPGGELFNPRKHKFSEEELKPQPMIKKAKKVYVPDEQKDEKYWHRRNKNNVAAKRSRDARRLKENQITVRAAFLERENSVLRTEVADLRKECSSYKDIVGHYEAKFGKL; from the exons ATGACTGCAGAGATCCCAGAGATATTCAGGGCTTTTTTTGAGACTCCCTTTACTCTACCGAGCTTCGACCTAGATG ACACTGACAAGGAGAAGCTGGGTCTGGATGACAGTGCCGACCTGGGCGGAGGAGTCAGCGAGATGGGGCCGTCAGCCGCCCTCACCCCCGCTATCTGGGACAAGACCATCCCCTATGGCGACGAGGACTTCCACCTGGAGTACATGGACCTCGAGGAGTTCCTCATGGAGAACGGCATCTCCGCCTCACAGGGAGAAGACTCCCTCCAGGGGAGCATTTCGATAGAAAAGAAGAAGGCCGTCAAGACCGAGGAGGTTACACCGGCCGACGTGGGCCTGCTGCCCATTGAGGAGCTGGGCAAGTGTGATGAGGAGGTGGTGATCATCACTAACTGCGAGACAGACATCACGTGTGATGTTACGTCAG AAGTAAAAACAGAAGCAGAGTGCACGTCACCAGAGCCTGTCAATCCTGACGAAATCGAAGTCGAAATCAACTACGAGCCAGACCCCACAGACCTGGTCTTGTCTAGTGTACCGGGGGGCGAACTCTTCAACCCCCGCAAACACAAGTTCAGCGAAGAAGAGCTCAAGCCTCAGCCCATGATTAAGAAAGCTAAAAAGGTGTACGTTCCTGACGAACAGAAG GACGAAAAGTACTGGCACAGACGAAACAAGAACAACGTGGCAGCCAAGCGCTCACGCGACGCCCGCAGACTAAAAGAGAACCAGATCACGGTGCGAGCGGCGTTCCTGGAGCGGGAGAACTCAGTTTTGAGGACTGAGGTGGCGGACCTGCGCAAGGAGTGCAGCTCTTACAAGGACATCGTGGGTCACTACGAAGCCAAATTTGGAAAACTGTAA
- the tefa gene encoding TEF transcription factor, PAR bZIP family member a isoform X2, whose translation MSGEAVVVTLETGIGAPTSFPVVLKKIMAMPPPNILDGDEDTDKEKLGLDDSADLGGGVSEMGPSAALTPAIWDKTIPYGDEDFHLEYMDLEEFLMENGISASQGEDSLQGSISIEKKKAVKTEEVTPADVGLLPIEELGKCDEEVVIITNCETDITCDVTSVKTEAECTSPEPVNPDEIEVEINYEPDPTDLVLSSVPGGELFNPRKHKFSEEELKPQPMIKKAKKVYVPDEQKDEKYWHRRNKNNVAAKRSRDARRLKENQITVRAAFLERENSVLRTEVADLRKECSSYKDIVGHYEAKFGKL comes from the exons ATGTCCGGAGAAGCTGTCGTCGTCACACTGGAAACGGGCATCGGGGCCCCCACGTCGTTCCCCGTTGTTCTGAAGAAAATAATGGCAATGCCTCCGCCGAATATACTGGACGGTGATGAAG ACACTGACAAGGAGAAGCTGGGTCTGGATGACAGTGCCGACCTGGGCGGAGGAGTCAGCGAGATGGGGCCGTCAGCCGCCCTCACCCCCGCTATCTGGGACAAGACCATCCCCTATGGCGACGAGGACTTCCACCTGGAGTACATGGACCTCGAGGAGTTCCTCATGGAGAACGGCATCTCCGCCTCACAGGGAGAAGACTCCCTCCAGGGGAGCATTTCGATAGAAAAGAAGAAGGCCGTCAAGACCGAGGAGGTTACACCGGCCGACGTGGGCCTGCTGCCCATTGAGGAGCTGGGCAAGTGTGATGAGGAGGTGGTGATCATCACTAACTGCGAGACAGACATCACGTGTGATGTTACGTCAG TAAAAACAGAAGCAGAGTGCACGTCACCAGAGCCTGTCAATCCTGACGAAATCGAAGTCGAAATCAACTACGAGCCAGACCCCACAGACCTGGTCTTGTCTAGTGTACCGGGGGGCGAACTCTTCAACCCCCGCAAACACAAGTTCAGCGAAGAAGAGCTCAAGCCTCAGCCCATGATTAAGAAAGCTAAAAAGGTGTACGTTCCTGACGAACAGAAG GACGAAAAGTACTGGCACAGACGAAACAAGAACAACGTGGCAGCCAAGCGCTCACGCGACGCCCGCAGACTAAAAGAGAACCAGATCACGGTGCGAGCGGCGTTCCTGGAGCGGGAGAACTCAGTTTTGAGGACTGAGGTGGCGGACCTGCGCAAGGAGTGCAGCTCTTACAAGGACATCGTGGGTCACTACGAAGCCAAATTTGGAAAACTGTAA
- the zc3h7bb gene encoding zinc finger CCCH domain-containing protein 7B isoform X2, producing MDSDRLKRREEIQKAMSFIQSSLPFPEPGNYEAFLTQLVCNLLDEGNACFRDGDSRQSTQQYSEGISVARYAQAEALIIPHELLESLYVNRAAAFYKLREFERGLQDCESALIVSEGSRRALYRKALCLRDLGRLREAYECGTKCLLTAPNESQVSDLAQELANKLGLKGRKAYVSHQTESTATEGESLGETSPPTGELSSNGLESLGDMEPDMSSAQCIPAPLATPIPVSDDPTTSVVTPCTDLSESPSSQSLPPMPYSVPVSEHIDECNSVIKDELDSLLECTPKKVSESPVQGAIPTNLPNTAVGLRPPYSPNLPAPSSQLAPTFFGTSISDMPPLEAYSPLAQRDQGSTQAQDALGGSFSTGAMDGDGKTGVIAGGIDSLSEYTLPGGRVCHSFIPGLRNHSSAQANGPGTNLSMLSRNPLAGTHEFRQACHACYSRIGPRVMDYKYQPEAAHRCKRDVLLCRLKNTDDPTWKRIRPRPARNNFLGAFVLCKEVQERQECQYGENCTFAYCQEEIDVWTQERKGALSRELLFDPLGSTERRALSVTRLLQLHMGMFMFLCEECFDSKPRIISKRSKENLSVCSNLTARHPFDDNKCLVHVVRSANVRYSKVRPLHPLCQFDVCRHEVRYGCQREDSCSFAHSVIELKCWVLQQDTGITHEEMVQESKRHWQRLEQNAQKQQRPIHIPHPSSSLSIGGMGGGNVGDCMGGGIHSMGGLGALGGGPPRGRPLNLKMKFVCGQCWREGQVNEPDKNLKYCTAKARHSWTKERRVLLVKSFEKKKWVVVRPLPFSRTYPQQYDMCVHVMKQKKCHYIGNCSFAHSLEERDVWTYMKNNSLRDMQQMYELWLQLTNQNRRTDSSTVTPPPEDKQVTITADYSESMGGRRLSDGDDL from the exons AGGGCAATGCTTGCTTTCGGGACGGGGACTCTCGTCAGTCAACACAGCAGTACAGCGAAGGGATCAGTGTTGCCCGCTACGCCCAGGCTGAGGCACTCATCATCCCTCATGAGCTGCTGGAGAGTCTCTATGTCAACAGGGCTGCTGCCTTCTACAAATTG aGGGAGTTTGAACGTGGGCTTCAGGACTGTGAAAGTGCACTTATTGTGTCTGAAGGCAGTCGCAGGGCTTTGTATCGCAAAGCACTCTGCCTGCGAGACTTAGGACGACTCCGTGAGGCCTACGAATGTGGTACCAAATGTCTTCTCACTGCACCAAAT GAGAGCCAGGTGAGCGATCTGGCCCAGGAACTTGCTAATAAACTTGGACTGAAGGGCCGTAAAGCTTACGTCAGCCACCAGACTGAGTCCACTGCCACAGAAGGAGAGAGTCTTGGCGAGACATCCCCACCTACTGGAGAG TTGTCCTCCAATGGGCTGGAGTCTTTAGGTGACATGGAACCAG ACATGTCAAGTGCACAATGCATTCCTGCACCTTTGGCCACGCCCATCCCGGTCAGCGACGATCCCACAACCTCAGTCGTGACCCCGTGCACTGACCTCTCAGAGAGCCCTAGCAGCCAGTCTCTGCCGCCCATGCCGTACTCTGTCCCCGTTTCAGAACACATCGACGAATGCAACAGCGTTATCAAGGATGAGCTTGACAGTCTCCTAGAATGCACCCCCAAAAAAGTCAGCGAG AGTCCAGTCCAAGGCGCTATCCCCACTAACCTTCCAAACACTGCCGTGGGCCTGCGCCCTCCTTACTCCCCCAACCTTCCAGCCCCGTCATCCCAGCTTGCCCCTACCTTCTTCGGCACCTCCATCAGTGACATGCCACCCCTGGAAGCTTACTCGCCGCTGGCCCAGCGAGACCAGGGTTCCACCCAGGCGCAGGACGCTCTGGGAGGGAGCTTCTCAACTGGAGCGATGGACGGAGACGGGAAGACCGGGGTCATCGCTGGTGGGATCGACTCTTTATCGGAGTACACTCTCCCTG GGGGACGAGTGTGTCACAGCTTCATCCCTGGGCTGCGCAACCACAGCTCTGCACAAGCA AATGGTCCAGGAACAAACCTCTCCATGTTGTCAAGGAATCCTCTGGCTGGCACACATGAGTTCCGTCAGGCCTGCCATGCCTGTTATAGCCGAATAG GTCCACGTGTGATGGACTACAAATATCAACCAGAGGCAGCACATCGATGCAAGAGGGATGTCCTGCTGTGTCGCCTGAAAAACACAGACGACCCCACCTGGAAGAGGATTCGGCCCAGGCCTGCACGGAACAACTTCTTAGGGGCCTTTGTTCTCTGTAAAG AGGTGCAGGAGCGCCAGGAGTGTCAGTACGGCGAGAACTGCACCTTTGCATACTGCCAGGAGGAAATCGATGTTTGGACACAAGAGAGGAAGGGCGCGCTGAGCCGAGAGCTGCTTTTTGACCCCCTGGGTAGCACGGAGAGACGTGCACTTAGCGTTACCAGACTGCTGCAGCTCCACATGGGCATGTTTATGTTCCTCTGTGAG GAGTGTTTTGATAGTAAGCCCCGAATCATCAGCAAGCGCAGCAAAGAAAACTTGTCAGTCTGTTCAAATCTCACAGCTCGACACCCGTTTGACGATAACAA GTGCCTAGTGCATGTGGTGAGGTCGGCCAATGTGCGCTACAGCAAGGTGCGTCCCCTCCACCCGCTTTGCCAGTTTGATGTGTGCCGCCACGAGGTTCGCTACGGCTGCCAGCGTGAGGACAGCTGCTCCTTTGCACACTCTGTCATAGAGCtcaaatgctgggtgctgcagcaGGACACAG GTATAACCCATGAAGAGATGGTTCAGGAGTCCAAAAGACACTGGCAAAGGCTGGAACAGAATGCACAGAAGCAACAGAGG CCCATCCATATTCCACACCCAAGCAGCAGCCTATCGATCGGAGGAATGGGAGGCGGCAATGTAGGAGACTGCATGGGCGGTGGCATCCACTCCATGGGAGGCCTGGGCGCGTTGGGAGGCGGCCCGCCCCGGGGTCGTCCGCTCAACCTGAAAATGAAGTTTGTGTGCGGCCAATGCTGGAGGGAGGGTCAGGTGAACGAGCCTGACAAGAATCTTAAATACTGCACTGCCAAAGCAAGACACAG CTGGACGAAGGAGCGTCGGGTCTTGCTGGTGAAATCCTTTGAGAAGAAGAAATGGGTTGTTGTTCGTCCTCTCCCATTCTCACGCACCTATCCACAGCAATATGAC atgtgtgtgcatgtgatgAAGCAGAAAAAGTGCCACTATATTGGCAACTGCTCGTTTGCCCACAGCCTGGAGGAGAGGGACGTCTGGACGTACATGAAGAACAACAGTT TGAGAGACATGCAACAAATGTATGAGCTGTGGCTGCAGCTAACCAATCAGAATAGACGCACAGACAGTTCGACAGTGACCCCGCCCCCCGAGGACAAGCAGGTCACCATAACAGCAGATTACAGCGAGAGCATG GGAGGCCGGCGGTTGTCCGATGGAGACGACCTCTGA